The following is a genomic window from Benincasa hispida cultivar B227 chromosome 7, ASM972705v1, whole genome shotgun sequence.
CTAGAAAGGTTTTGGTTAGGATTTATGGTGAAGGTGTGGAAGTGTTTTTTAACCGAGAAGATGAGATAAAGACATTTGAGTTTATGTCAAAGCACGGACAGGGACCTCGGCTTTTAGGGCGATTTTCAACTGGTCGAATTGAAGAGTTCATCCATGCAAGGGTATACAGGTTTTATTTTCCTAGTAGTGATGCCTtcactttaattttaattttcatgaaCTGAAAGTAGAAGTCAGATTAAAATGATGTCATAAGTACAACAATTGATGGAGTTTTTTGAGGTATGATAAATTTGTGAGACGATGATCTCGAATCTTTTTTGTTTCGTTGTATTGGACATCCGATGTTGCTCATAAATTTCCTCCTTGATTAATGTAGGATAGCAATTTGAAGAGTTCTGTGCCACAATGCTAAAGTATACCCATGTTTCTAACTTCTTCCTTCAACTTATCAACCATTTTTTCTTGGCATCTTTGTGTAACTTCTAACTTATTATTGCATATCTTTTTAAGGACCTATTTGGTAACTTATTATTTGGTAATCTATTTGGCACTTTATTGTGTTACTTGCATAGTTTGTATCAGGAAAATTgaatataacataatattagcagcttttttattttctaaagaCAGCATACTGATTTTTCTTCTTATAGTGCTTCTCTTGTCTTGTTATGATTGTCAGACATTATCTGCTGTGGATCTACGTGATTCAGAAATATCTTCTCTTATAGCCGTTAAAATGAAGGAGTTCCATGATCTTGATATTCCAGGTCCGAAGGATGTGTGCTTGTGGAATAGGTTGCGGTATGGTACTTTATTGGCACATATATTAACCATCTCTCTCACTCATTATAGCTCTTAAGGTCCTTTcacatatatatatctttttccttttgaaacTTCAGAAATTGGCTTACTGCTGCCAAAAAATGTTCCCCACCTGAAGAAGCCAAAGCCTTTCGCTTGGATTCTATGCAAGAAGAGATTTCTCTATTGGAAAAGGACCTCTTGGGTGATCATCAAAGTATAGGTTTTTGCCACAATGATCTACAGTACGGAAACATAATGCTAGACGAGGAGACTAGATCAATAACTATAATCGTAATATTCTATTTCTGCTGTTTAGAATTTATTTTCTTGGAATAGGGGAAAGGCATgtctgtgtgtgtgtgtgttttttttttttttttttttttttttttttttttttttgtaagtagACTGTTTGATGAACTGCATCACATAAAGATAGAATACAGATTGCTCATTATCATTTGTCTATTGGAAAGTTCATTGATGAGAAAATGGTATATAAGTGTTGCAACTATGAGATATTCATAGGAGTGCCAAGCTAAGGTTCTCGTAGCAAAGTGTTgcaaagtatatatatatatatatatattaaaatgtttTCTTGAGTTATTATGAGGTGCCAAAGCTGAATTTGGAAGAGCAAACATGTATTCAATCCTTGgccaagaaaaggaaaaagtatTTCCTTGTCAACCTTTGCCAGAATTAAAGAATCGATGAAGATGCATGTTTTATGCAATGCTTTGATAAAAGATGCAATGCAGGGCTATAAAACATATTTACTCCGCAGTTTGCTGTTTTGTGGAAATGTATGAAGTGGTGGTTAAAACAACATAAAATATGACAACAAACTTTTGCTTAGTTTTTAACAATGGAACACAAAACTTGcaacaacctttttttttttttaataattttaggCTCGTTTTAGGTAGATGAATATTAATCCAAGATTGGTACTCTGAAGTTAATCAGTCATTAAGACATGAACATGTTTCCGTCGCTTGAACCATTGCTAAtttaggtttatttatttatgaccATTATCATTGTTGCTTGAACCTACGTACAAGTTTATTCATTTAGGCAAGGGAATATAGATTTGAGTCACGTTACTCATTTGATTTTTCATAATTCTCTTTACAGGATTATGAATATGCAAGTTATAATCCCGTAGCCTTTGACATTGCAAATCACTTCTGTGAAATGACTGCTGATTATCATACAGATACTCCACATGTTTTGGACCACACCAAATATCCTGGTTTGTTTTGTCTAACTCTATCGGTATGCTTGTATGCTTTTGGTCATGATTGAAGGGCAATATTGACTTCTTTTCGCTTAACAGGTTTGGAGGAGCGTAAAAGATTTGTGCAAATATATCTGAGCGCTTCaggtaattttataatatttactatAGAATCAGAATTAACTAGGGACAAAGTGATCAGCAGCGATATCCAGTTCTTGGAATATAAATGCAAAATACTGCTCCTTCCCAAGTTCAAGTTGTTCTTGGTATCATTTCCTTAGAAGTTGGATCTGTTTTTCTTAGTACAACAAATGTGggatatgaaaatttaaactttcaatCTTAGAGGAAGGAGTATATACCAATTATTGCTGAGTTATGCTCATGTTGGTTTTAGAAGTTAGATCTtactatattattttattgCCTATTTGGATTTGACCCCAATACTTgttacatcattttttttttggttaacaATAGGAGTAAGGGGATTCATACCACAAGCCTTTTGGTTGTCAAGACATTCGTATCCGAATTGAactatgttcattttgatcttATTACATCTGTTAATAGCTATCAGATGGAAagtaacaattttattttggCACTTGGTTAATTTTCTTAAGCTCTTCTTTGCTTATTGCCATTCCCCGTCTTAAATTTCTGGGACCATTCAAATTTCTGGCGTCTACCATTTGAGGAGTACCCAATTTTCAGTGGTGGACATATATTTTCTGATAGATCAAAGAAGCATTTGTATGGGTTTATATCGTTTTGAGAATTGGATGTCTTGAGCTACTTCTTGATTTGGGACCTTAAATTATGTTGTGTATATGCAGGTTATCAACCCACTGATGCTGAGGTTGAGCAATTAGTCCAAGATGTCGAGAAGTATACTGTTGCTAGCCATCTTGTTTGGGGCCTCTGGGGAATTATATCGGTAATTTCGCTCTTCTGACAAGCCTCATTATAGTTATTAGCCTTATTCACACATTCTTTTGAAACAGTCATggccattttcttttattgtgtGCTAATTGCTAATAAGTTGTCGTTCTGTTCCCTAACATGTAACATTTATGatattatttttctcatatATTGAAACAGTATATACACCAAGTCTTCTTTCAATCATGTTCTGTACATATTCATGCTTCAACTCGATCTCCTAAACAACGTCCTTATCATCAATTCATTCCTGTCCTCTGCAGGAGCATGTGAATGATATCGACTTTGATTATATCGAATATGCGAGGCAGAGGTTTGAGCAATATTGGTCTAGGAAACGTGATCTTCTGGGAAAGGAGAGAATGACTCGTGTTTAGTTGGGTGAGTTTTTGGTTCCATGTGAAAATAGGTAGGAAAATTTGTTTATGGTTTTGAAGGTTCCATGTAATGTAAGGTGTTATGATTCCTTTATTGACTTTGTGAAAAACTGTTGTATTTGACCTCCCATGTTGAAGGGTCGCTCCATATGATTGTTGTGTAAAAGTAAATGAACAAAGAAATTTTCTGCCAGACCAAGAATCTGAATCAGGATGATGTTAATAAATCCACTAATATGCATGTGTGATTTGTTTTTAATGTTCTACTTTTAGGGTTTCATCTTTTGTTGTACTAAAAGTTGTATCACGTCTCTTCTTTTGAGCAAGGGTGTTTTTTAGTAAAATGTGTAGACATGGAGATTTGCCTGATCATAAGAATGTCAATTAATGTTGAATTGAAAAAGGATTAGATTCGGAGATTAATCCCTTGGTCATATTACATTCAGAGACTCTCAGCACCATAATGTTGAATTGAGCAAGGATGATTCTAGTTTGtgtaatttgttgaaattattttatcatattCTTGTGCTTTAAACAATGGCAGCTAAATCGTGCCCAACACATTTctacttttatatatttatttatagatTCAACTTTTATTGAAATTCGATGATATTGCTATATTTGATATGTGTGCAACAAAGGTCTTCTAAGAAGAGAGATTATTACAAATAAGAAACGAGAATGtcaataaaaaaggaaaatattgacAACAAATATTTCACATAAATATTCCTAAATAGACATTCAAACACTCTCCAAGTTGGTTTAAAGATGTCTTTCATAGCGAGCTTGTTAGTCAATTTGTTGAATTGCTTCTTTAAAAGTCCTTTTGTTAATACATCGACAACTTATTCCATTGTTGGAGGATATGGAATACAATTTGTGCTTGTATCAATCTTCTCCTTATTAAAATGCTCGTAAACATCAaaatgttttgttctatcatgTAGGACAAGATTATGAGTAATAGAAATTATCGCTTTATTGTCACAATAAACTCAAATAAGTGTCTTTCGTGGAAATTTCAACTTTAAGTACTCTTTTGATCCATATGCCTTCTTAAATTCCACACGGCAATGCTAACTCCGCTTCAACCCTACTTCTTGCCACTACTTTTTGCTTTTTGCTTCTCCATGTAACTAGGCTTCTACTAACAATGGAATAATAAGCTAAGGTAGATCTTCTATCTGTAGTACTTCCCACCCAATTTGCATAAGTGTGGACTTCTTTTTGGAAGTGATTATGTTTTTTTAGATAGAATATTTTTTTCAGAGGTTCCTTTTAGATATCTCAAAATTCTATAGGCAGATTCAAAATTAGTTGATCCAGGTGCATGCATAAATTGGCTTATCATGCTTAGTGCATATGCAATGTCAGAGTGTGTATGTGACAGGTAAATTAATCTCCCAACAAGTCTTTGATATCATTCTTTGTCtttgatttcttcttctttcgcAATATGGAATTTTAAATTAGGTTCAATAGGGTTTCTGCTATCATCttgtttcttcaagtaaatctaAAACACATTTTCTTTGACAAAGATACTCTTCTTCGATCTTGCAAATTTCATTCctagaaaatattttaatgttCCCAAGTCCTTGATTTGAAACTCTCTTGCTTGATTTTCCTTGAGATTAGCTAAACTTGTTTCATTATCACCTGTGTGaataatatcatctacatagaaaattaaaattgagatatTAATAATCTCAGAgtgtttataaaatatagtatgatCTACTATAGCTAGACACAACTTTACCAAAACATTCACACCAAGCTTTTTGAGACTATTTAAGGCCATAAAGAGATTTCTTCATTTCATATATTTTGCTATGTTTGAGTTCCTTTTCAAAGCTTGGTTgtaatttcataaaaatttcTTCACTATCCCATTGAGATAGATGTTTTTCACGTCCAACTGGTAAAGAGGCCAATCTAAATTAACTGCAAGAGATAGAAGAACTCTAATAGAGTTAATCTTGGCATGAGTAAATGTTTCTTAATAATCAATCCCATATGTCTGAGTAAACCCTTAAGCTATTAGTCTAGCTTTGTATCTCTCAATACTATCGTCTATATTACAGTTTATGATAAACACTCATTTTTAACCCACTAATTTTGTATCCTTTGGCAATTCTACTATTTACCAAGTACTATTGAAACATACCTAAAATGCACGTTATTTGCCCTTAATTTAGGATAGTTTGTATATGATTTTAGTGGATTTAATGTTTTTGCTAGTGATTTTCAGGATTATGTTCATGATAGAGATTATATGTCAAAATGAGCCAAAAAGGACCTAAATGAGTCCAATGAAGTCAAACTCGAGCCAAATATTGAAAGGAGGGAAGAAAAGTAGAGAAAAAGACCAAGGTTTGCCAAAAATAGGATAGCACCTTGGCACTGACCTCGTCGCTGTTTCCAGAACCAAAGTGCTGCAATAAACTGGGAAGTGTCACGCTGCTATCAAAGAGCTCTGCGATTGAGGGCAAGAGCATCGCGGTGCTATGctgtgaaaaaggaaaaatctgCAACTTTTGGAAAACTTTTCTTGTTTAACCTAGGTTTTTTTGCCCGCCACCACATCGAATTTGGGAGTGTTTGAGGTTAGAGAGAGGGTTTAGAGCAGAGTATGAAGTCTTCATGATGTCAGAGTGATTGAAGATTGTTTGAAGGCCAAATTCATCCTGAAAATACGATTGGAGCCAGATaactcttcttttccttttgtattcttgaattcttttatgtattttggTATTCTTGATATGGTTATGTCTATGGAAACCATGTTAGGCTAAATTTCTCATAGAGGTAGATGAATTTTTAGGTTTAATTGTTGAACACTTTGCTTCTTGAATGATAGTTTGCATTTACGCTTTCTAGCATGACCATTCTCAATGCTTTTAAATGTTTGatcaatatttgaatgattccatgatttaaataattctttagTAAGTTGGATTCATATTAGATCATGCATGCTAGACTATCATTTGAGCACACATAAAGTAGTCAGGTAACAGTAAAGATTATTGATGAAGAATCTTAACGTCATGCTTCTTAATTTGGTTTCAAgaatttagttattatttaaGTAGCATGGAAAAGAttgttttcaaaagattcaattCAGACAAAAGACTTCTAGATCTAGGTGTTGTGTTAATTACTTCAAGAGTTAAAACAATTgtgtttaataatttttttggtGAAATCTATTCCCTAAAACGCCTCTTTGTCGATAATCTTTATAGTTGATCACTTTTATTGTGTTCTTAGATTAGTTTAATTTGTTTTCTATTGAAGTCAACCCCgtaaataaaattggaattttCTCTGAATAGCTAAGAGAATATCAATCTAATTCTTTGAGGACGATATTTGGTCTCTTGACCATTTTAACTATATTATTACTCGACGTGTGCGCTTGTGCTATATCAACTATTTTGTTCTAGAGCATTCATCTCCTCTATAACTACTAATTTCTAATTTGGATCTTCTAAAAAACCTCATGTATATTTCTTAGAACAAACAAGTACTTTATCCTAGATGTAAAGGCTTTATGACACATTTGGACAATTTTAAATATGACATGCAATTTACAATAGGGTATTTGGTACAACCGTTCCTTTGATTAATTGTTCTTCTAGCATAAACTTAAACTCGAGAACATGATCGGTTCGATCATTTTGTAGTATTTCGCTCCCTGGTTGAGAAGTTTCTGCACTTAGCATCAAAGGACTAGTAACATCAAGACAAATAAGACTACGAAGAGGAGCATAAGCATCCAAAAATTATCTTCAACATTTGGTTTCTCTTCTGAATAGAAGCTTAGGTAAAATATGGTTGGTATTGTAAATAAGGCACATTCAtactcacaaaaaaaaaaaaaaaaaattgtttgaggATCAAATACCTAAAACCTTTTTTATTTGAAGATTAACTCacaaaaatacatttaataGCCCAATTATCAAGTTTGGACCGAAAGTGATTGAGTAGCTGCACATTCGTAGTACATCCAAAAACTTTGATTGGTAAGTCAGAATAAATGGGAGATGTTGGaaaaacatgtttaaaacaATTAACGAGCCCCCCGTATAAATATTTTGGAACATgcatgaaaaatatttatagcATGTGCGACTGAGTGTAAAATATAGATTTTGGTTTGAAATTGTGCGACTGAGTATAAAATATAGATTTTGGTTTGAAATTGAGTTTCGATCATAttataaaaatgtttaaatatgtcTTTTACCTCAtgcttttttttcattaaataaatccAAGATAGACGAGTATGATAACTAATAAAAGTAATGAACCACATTTTTCACTATGAATCTTAATTTTGGAAGGACCCAAAACATTGttatgaaacaaataaaaaggTTTTGAAGCGTAAGGTTTAGAGGAATAGGTGGAgtgttgatttttctttttttactggAATGCAACTTTCACAATCAAACAAAGAGTAATTAACTCCTCTAAATAAATTTGGAAATAAAAACTTGTGATACGAAAAACTGCATTATTCTAGTCTAAGATGCCaaagtataatatttttttttaatggaaagaGAACTAATACCAAGACCTAGAATTATTTTACCACTAAAAGGTCTTTCATCAAAGTAGTAAAGGTCATCAAGCATCCTAGCACTCCCAATCATCTACTTCGAGTCTTTATGTTGAAAAATACAATGAGATTCAAAGAATATTACATGACAGTTAGAATCTCTAGAAAGTTTGCTAACAGATAAAAGATTACAGGCTAATTTAGGAACATGGAGAATAGATTGTAAAGAGATGTTGTCATCTAAGCTAATATAATTGTTCTTTTGCTTGCGATAGAAGAAAAACTATCGTTTGTAATCCTAATTTTCTCATTGCCCTAAAATCCCTGCAATCGATAATCCAAAGAATTATTAAAAGAGAAGAACTTAGGATAATTACCcgttataaaatacaaaattctaaGACGATAAATTGGTTGGTAACAAAGTTAAGATTTGATGACTCCACTCATGTGACATGATAATAAGAAATGGAAAATAGTAGAAATCCACccacaattaaaaaaaagaaaagaaaagaaaagaaccaCCCCCACAATCTTTAAGCTCAATCCTAAGTCAAATCAACCCAAATTTAAAAGTTGTAGTTTTGAACAAAAACAAGCAGACCAAACTTTGGTCTCGTTTGAGATTATTTTTACAATCATAAAAAACGATTTAATGAGAGGCGGTTTGGTAGACCAACTTATTTATTAATCTATCACGAATCACTTCTAAACCTATTCTAATGTGCTAAAGTTATTTGATagagtttttagattttaactTTCCTAAAAATTTGGTATCTTCTCTTACCTATCTCAAATTTATCCTTCCATAATTTATTTTCtcactattttcaaattttatttgatttagtttCTTATaacaattacttttttttaaaaaaaatattttataaaagatttgtattaaacaaaattagttctaattcaaatcatatattttttcaaataattatatagtaaattataaattaaatatgaatataaaagataatttagttgataatccattttttcatataatttaattataccaatttaatattaatttactaAACATGATAATTAGTAGAGGTGTGCAAACCAAACCGAGGAATCGGCCAAAAACCAGCCAAACTAACATCGGCCGACCGGATTTAAAAGTTTTCGGTCGGCGaccgttttttattttaaaaaactgaaGAACGGTCGGGCGAATTGTTTGAAATGTGTATTTCCGACTGAACTGCCTGATATATTTGACATCCACATCGAACTTACCTCGATTTACGTATGAATAAAGGAAAAACTGCCATTTACCTAACTTTGTTTAGATTAGCGTGAAATTTctattaaacaattaatttttttcactcTCCCTATTCATCATAAAATcttgatttaaatgaaattattaattatcaataaaaaataaatacgaaaaaattattctttatattataaatattataaaaaatagatacCTCTTAGTGCCCTAAAAGCCATGTGTCTATTGTTGATGCCTTGTATTCATGTTTGGTATCAATGTAAGAGTACATCCTACTTATAACTTTGCCTATaatgacatttggtggatcttaaaataaCAGTAAAAAATCTACTTCAAATTTctactaaattttcataattttagttattttattagatttatttatttattattattattatattatattttctctatatccgtTGTGCTTCTCAATTTCACATCACGTTATCAACATGAGCTTCTATTGCTTCTACCATTGAAGATAGGTTCTAAAGGtaatatttagtacatattaaatttctaatgtaaataaaatattttgtaatagtgttgtcatgacaaaccttacaaaattaaaattcacaacccttgacattaatgacaataattatttttcatgggTGCTCAATACCAAAATTCACttggatgctatgaacttgagagaaacaattaaagaagaaaatacgacatcTAGTTAAGACAAAgtaaaagctatgattttccttcgtcatcatctccaatagggattaaaaatggagtatcttacaataaaatatcctcatatcttgtgaaaaattttgaaagaaaggtatgatcataaaaaaataattattcttcctaaagctcattATGAATGGATGCATttaaggctacaagattttaaatcagtaagtgattacaattccgcattatttaaaattagttcaaaattgttgttatgcaaaaagaaaattactgatgttgatatgttagagaagacattttctacatttcatgtctcgaatatgctcctacagtagcaatatcgagaaaaaggttttaaacaatattctgaattaatttcatgtcttctcgtgatTGAacaaataatgagttattgatgaagaatcccgaatcttgaccaactggaacaacaccattcACTAAAGTGAATgctattaatattaatattcgTGGTCGTGGTCGAGATCGTGAtcgtggcagaggaagaaatatttattattttcgtgATGGTCGTtctaataattcaattttttttttaaaaaaaccacaaaaatgattatcacaaaggaaaagttccacaagataagagttcaaaagagcgttgaaaataaatgcttctgatACGGCATGATTGGACATTGGTCACGTATTTGTCGTACGTCAAAatacttagttgacctctatcaagcctccctaaaggaaaaagagaaaaatgtggaaacaaattttgcatactaggataatgaaatatttgacccatcttaaatgacaaatttggatgtagcggacttctttgaatctcttgaagagaagattggcacAATTGATAGaacttcaagtgtttcttttgactttgagaatatctagacttaatgttgttgctttcttttatctattttcattttttagtaacttttgtatattttaagtgttgtttttattattgtaattattttcttctaatgaaaaaacatggatcatttgATCATTTgcatatgttgggtgattaaaaattgagcaaagaagatctatgtctagcagacagtgcaactatacacacacaatacttacaaataaaaaataattttccaaattgataatgctgaaagaaaaagtaaatacaatatcaaatcTGCAAAGTTGATCCTAGGTTTTaggaaagaaaatattattttgcctagagggacaaaatttataattgacaatgcattgttttctagttaatcaaagagaaatcttctaaggtttaaagatatacattgcaatggttatcatattgagactgatagtcaGAATAATGtggatatttatatattatctctattgtctcaaataaaaaacgtatattggaaaagttgtctgttttatcttctagattgtattatactcatatacgagtaattgaaacatatgcaacaatgaacctgaagttcgtgaatccagatatatttgctatttgACATGATAGATTGGGTTATCcaaggtctataatgatgagaagaattattgagaattcaaatggacacctaTTGAAGAGCCAggagattcttcaatctaattaattatcatatgatgcttgctttcaaggcaaattaataattagaccat
Proteins encoded in this region:
- the LOC120082032 gene encoding probable choline kinase 2 isoform X1 gives rise to the protein MVTVENATNKKEERLPREAREILQSLATKWGDEIDPSALQMIPLKGAMTNEVFQIKWPTKTEDVSRKVLVRIYGEGVEVFFNREDEIKTFEFMSKHGQGPRLLGRFSTGRIEEFIHARTLSAVDLRDSEISSLIAVKMKEFHDLDIPGPKDVCLWNRLRNWLTAAKKCSPPEEAKAFRLDSMQEEISLLEKDLLGDHQSIGFCHNDLQYGNIMLDEETRSITIIDYEYASYNPVAFDIANHFCEMTADYHTDTPHVLDHTKYPGLEERKRFVQIYLSASGYQPTDAEVEQLVQDVEKYTVASHLVWGLWGIISEHVNDIDFDYIEYARQRFEQYWSRKRDLLGKERMTRV
- the LOC120082032 gene encoding probable choline kinase 2 isoform X2; this translates as MIPLKGAMTNEVFQIKWPTKTEDVSRKVLVRIYGEGVEVFFNREDEIKTFEFMSKHGQGPRLLGRFSTGRIEEFIHARTLSAVDLRDSEISSLIAVKMKEFHDLDIPGPKDVCLWNRLRNWLTAAKKCSPPEEAKAFRLDSMQEEISLLEKDLLGDHQSIGFCHNDLQYGNIMLDEETRSITIIDYEYASYNPVAFDIANHFCEMTADYHTDTPHVLDHTKYPGLEERKRFVQIYLSASGYQPTDAEVEQLVQDVEKYTVASHLVWGLWGIISEHVNDIDFDYIEYARQRFEQYWSRKRDLLGKERMTRV